GAGGCGTCGTATGAGCGCTGCGTCAATCTGCTCATCGGCCGCCTCGATGGGGACTCTGCCAGCTACGACGATATGCTTCTCGCTGCGGTGCTGTTGCTGCATTTTGCTGAACAGCTCAATGGTAAGCTTCCACGTGCCGGCCGGTTGGATTCCCTGCATTTACCATTGTCTAGTCCACACCAGCTCAGGCTCGCGCGACAAGCACCATTTGAAAGGGACTTCAAGTATTCTCCATGCTTCTCGGAACAGTTCGGTTGATCCCTCGGCGACTACGCTTCGCGACGCGGCTTTTTGGGTATACGTGCGGCAGTGTCTCTACAACGCCACCATCAGCCAGGAACCGCTCGACATTGACTTCTCCATCCAGATTCACCCCACCGCGGACTCTATACAAGATTCGCATCCGTTGGCGTGGTTGCGGTACGAGACAGCCTGGGCCAACCAGATGCTGTGGCACACTGCCTGCGTAGCCAACTTCTGCTTCACAGGCACCAGCACGCAGAGCAAAACGACGACTatacccccccccccccccaataacacacacacacagaCAGGTCAGCACACCCAACACACTCGCATATACAACTCAAGACGGGTACTACCCCACCACCACTCAATTCCCCCCAACCGCAACCGTAAACACCACCGGATCCCCCGCATGCAGTGTCCCCGCAACATCCCGCCCACCATCCGGCACAACATCATCATACGGAAACGCATAGCCTCTGCCATCCCTCTGCACAGCATGGACAGCCCTAGCATAATGATTCGTCGTAACATCCTGATAATACATGCTTGGGTTCCCACCATTCGGGAACTGATTCCCCGGGGTGTTGAGCAACTGGCTCCGGTTGAACGCGGCCGCGAGTCGCGGGATCACGCCGTCGCGGGCCAGGTTCTGCCCTGTCTGGAACGGCCCCGTGCTGCAGGAGAAGATGTCGCTGGAGCTGGGTGCTGAGAAGGAGCCTGCGGCGCCTAGCTGCAGCTGGTTGTTCACTACCCGGCCTGTGAGGTTCCCGGCTGCGGCTTGCGTGTTGATGGTCAGGTCTTCGTTGCGGTATTTGTTCCAAACGGCCGTCACGTAGCCGTCCCAATAGTTGCTCCATGCATTGCCATTTGTGGCGAGGAGGTTCGTGGGGTTGAGGACCCGGAGTGGCGTGTTGTTGGTGCTGTTGTGGATGAGCTGGTCCCATGGCTTGCCGTCGCGGGCGGTTTGGGCGCGCATTTCGTCGACGACGCGCTGGAAGCCGTCGGAGCCCATTCCGGGGACGCTGAGCGTGCCGCTGTTGGTCGTGGTCAGGGTCAGCGCGACGGGGATGCTGATGAAGTCGACGTAGGAGATGTTTGCGAAGAGCTGGGCGTCGTTGTAGGTGAACTCTGCAAAGGTCCAATTCAGATTGTAGTTGGGGTCGGACGGGTTTGTGACGCTTGGATTCACAATATTGGGGCCTGGATTCACGAAAAATGTTAGGCGCGCGTCGACTACGAACCAGATGCGGCCTCCGGCTATCTTGGGGATTGTCACAGCGACAGTACTGCCCGGGGCGCCGAGTGGGATGGCTACGTCTGCTGCAACGTCGGCCAGTGGTTGAGCAGGTGATGGAGGGGAGTAGACGGTCCTGCCGTCGGCCTGGATGAATATAGGCTTGTTCCCGTCATTGATAGAAAGTCCAGTGATGTAGGCGAAGACATTGCTCGAGCTGGTTCTGTTTTGGAGGGCGACTTGCAACGTGCCGCTGGTATTTGCTGCCAGAACATGTTGCTGTTTCCGTTCTACGGCTGcgggagctggagctggagctggagtcGGGGAAGTTGTCGATGCCATTGCAGCTGTCCGAGGTGTTGTCTTCCTGCCTGCCTTTCCCCTGAGCTTTCTAAAGGCTTTCTTTAAAGATTCCATGGTGCTAAACACGGTATGCTATGCAGTAGCGCAAAGCCAATATGTACAGACACGATAGCAAGATCAAGGACAGTGTTGCGCGTTCCATGCCGACTTCTTACGGACATTATATACCGACTGCCGGACAGCATCTAAGCTCACTCTGAGAACACTCGTTTCGTCGAGAGCAGCTGATGTCACACATGCGAAGGAGTGTAAACCGGCTGCGGGATCGGCAACGCCAGTGATAAATGAATGATGGTGGCGTTGAGGTCATTTCGAAAACGCGGCCAATCAACGCCTGCATTCAGACACCATTTCTGCTCGGTTCGCGCCGACGACCCCAGGTTTTAGAACCACGCGCGTCGCGCAGGTGGTGTTACCATGGCGATGCGGGAGTTGCCAAGTACGTGTGCGAGCGGAGTGGAAGCCGAGAAGACAGAGTTGATGTCGAGATATCAGAGCTGCAAGACGTCAAACCAAGACACGAAATCCATGCCTTGTGGAAACAACAGCAGCGCCGCAGACTCAGAAAAAGAAAATAGTCGACAAAAAGGTCCGCAAAGAAGCAATTAACCACAGCAAGACTCAGAAATGACTTCCCAGAATCCAAATTGGTCGGTTCAGACTCGACGCCACAAGTCGTGTCTCATGGCTTGTTGCAGCCAGCTCGTGAGTATCGAGCATGTAATAGCACCGTGTGATGCcccagaagaagaaggagaagcttCCTTACTTGCACACCACCTAAACAGAAATACAAGCTAGGTGTCAGCAGACAAAACACCTTACTCCGGACTGTGTTCGTCGTTATATGCTTCGGCTCAATGTACCGAATGAGACAGCGTGGACTCATGCTGTCGTGTGCTGAGCTAATTCAGTGTAGGTGAGACCAGCATTCAAAATCACAGCGCACACTGAGGCTGACAGTGAGGCGTTTGTGGTGCACGTCATGACTAGACAACCCGTTGCTGAAAGTGCACAGGGAGACGGATTCGATAAAAGTGGCGAGGAATAGAGAGGGAGAGACGTCTCGCTCGCTTATAAGGTTTCGCTGTGCGACATGACCGTAAGCACGTGATGCAGCTCATTTTATATGGGATTTTACAGTTCCAGACTGCATCGAACATGATCAACGAGTGGAAAAGGGGAGAAAAGAACCACTTTTGCTCTGTTTAGAGCCGTGAGTGCGCTAGGTTGGAAGGTAATCGATAGTGCGAATCATGTATGTTTAACACGGCGAACGATAGAGGCAGAATATAGAGACAGATATAGATACAAAAGACGATGAGTTAAATTGGATTGATGATTTAGGCGCGATTGACGCTTTCGATTCTACGAAGAAAGCACTCCCACCGTGCCGATATGATATGGCATATGGTGTTAAACCCAGATacgaagagaagaaaaaacTCCACCCATAGCTACCGAACCCAGTAGCATGCGAAGACCCCATAGAAAGCTCTATGCAGAAAGTCCATGCAAAAAGGAAGAAACAGAAGAAACAGAGAGTGCGCCGTCCAGATAGCGCCAACACAACCCCAACCAACGCCCAATCTACAAGTACCGGTAATCCGGCGCCCTGGGCTTCTTCCTCTGCTGGCGGTTCGGATTGACGGGCTGGCGGTCATAAGCGTCGTTAAACTGAGCGGTAGCGCCGTTCTGCTGGCCGTAGAAGCCTCCAGCGCCTGCGCCAGGGTTGCCGTTCATGTTGCCGTTCATGTTGCCCATCATGTTCATCTGCATGTTCATGTTAGACGGCATGTTTTGGTGGAAGGGCATGTTCATGTTCATGTTCATAGGCATGTTCATGCCCATGggcatctgcatctgcatgCCCGGCATCATAGGCATGTTCATGTTCATGCCCATATTCATGCCGGGCATTTGCATGCCGCTGGGCATACCGCTGCTCATCATGTTCATGGGCGTATTGGGCATGTTCTGCTGCATGTTCATGGGCATGTTCTTCAGCGCCTCCATTTGTGCGATAAAGTCCTGTTCCATAGTGTTTTGGGGcggttgctgttgctggcgCATAGCTTTGGGCGCCGTTGGCGGCTGGATCTCTGTGGGTGGTGATTTCCGCTTTTTCGACTCAGAATCAGAAGTTGGTTCCTCTTTTTCATTCGGAACAACAGGTGTTTCATTTTGTGGTACATTGGCATTCGCACTCGCATTCTCGACTTCAGTTGCTGCttttgctgctgcttctgccGTCGCCATCTCCTCCTTCGCCGCTGCTTCCTTCTCAGCCTTTAACTCGgcctttgcctttgccttCTCGGCCTCATAGTCGCGAATCTTGGCCTCCATTTCCTTGTCAGGTGTGAATTCGATCAGAGTCTCCTCTCCGCAATTGGGGCAAATAAGATCATTGTCTGCTAGTGATGACTCAATACAATCGTTGCAGTAGGTCTTCTCGCAGCAAGCCGTCTTCACCGGCTGAACAAACATCCTGTTGTCGAGTGGGCACTCCAGCCCCCGCTCGCGAACCTCCTTGCTTGCAGCATCGGCATTGGCAGCCTGCACCTTTGTAGCTTGTGTCTTCTCTTGGAACTTCTCCCAGGTTTTTGTGTCTGTCATGACCTGTACGTACTCTCCATCGGCGTTCAGCATGACACCCTTTGCGTCTTCGTCCATTTCCGACTTATCGACGACCTTGAGGAAGGATTTGGGGATTCCAGTCGTGCGCTTGGGGCAGTGTACGGGTTTGAAGTCGGGGTTGTCGTTCTCAGGACATTGTTGGATCCAGTGGCCCTTTACGCCGCAGCGCCGGCACACGTAGCCAGATGGTGGATCGTAATTCGGGACATTGACGGGCTTCTTCTTATTGTATACAGGCTTTGCGTGTGATAATGATTCCTTCTGCGCATCCCAGACCTGTGCAGACTCTGCCAGGAAGGCAGCTTCTGCATCAGTTTCGGTTGCGCCGCCACTAGGGCGAGGGGCTACAACCGGGGCTGCGTCTTTCTTGATCGCACGTGCGGGAGGCTTGCCGGAAACGTAGCGTGCGATCTTACTGAATCCACGCGCTGCTGGTCGCCGTACGGCGATGACGGTGCTTGTGCGCGGTATGGTTGTTGTGTCGTCGTCGTACTCTTTGCTCGGTTCGTCTTCATGGTAGATGTGGAGGTTGAGGTCGGTGCTCTTGGCCATGCCAGAGGCTTCGATGATGGCTCGCTTGAGCTCGAATACGGAGATTTCATTGCCGTCAAAGGCATAGCGCTCCGGCTCCTTGGAGTTCTTGAACTTGTAAAACACCGACGACGACATGACTGTCAGCGCTTTGCACGTCGCGGAGAACAAGCAGTTGCAGGAGTGTGTCTGGTCGTTGTGGCGAGGTTGTGTGTTGTAGGTGTAGTGTCGGGGTGAGAGAGAGAGGTGGAGAAGGAATTCTTGGGGGCTGACAGCGCGCTAGCGATCTGAATCGTCACGTGCCAATCCAACATTATGTCAGCCTTCTATCTTGTTTCGAGAAGACTACGGAAAAGTATGGTTTCAATAGTAGCGGTTTGAAATTTCAAGTTGTTCTTTGATTATTGGCTCTCTGCCTACGCAAAACAGGGGTATCTGGGTCCAGGTTCAACGCCATCCAATGCTAAATAAACCAGCAAACAACGCTTCCATGCACAAATGACAAAGCCCCGGAGGCCACCAGCCTACGTGAAAGAAATATTGTCTACCTAGTCCTCCGACTCTTTGGCGCCTTTGAACCGTTCTT
The window above is part of the Ascochyta rabiei chromosome 1, complete sequence genome. Proteins encoded here:
- a CDS encoding Protein mpe1; this translates as MSSSVFYKFKNSKEPERYAFDGNEISVFELKRAIIEASGMAKSTDLNLHIYHEDEPSKEYDDDTTTIPRTSTVIAVRRPAARGFSKIARYVSGKPPARAIKKDAAPVVAPRPSGGATETDAEAAFLAESAQVWDAQKESLSHAKPVYNKKKPVNVPNYDPPSGYVCRRCGVKGHWIQQCPENDNPDFKPVHCPKRTTGIPKSFLKVVDKSEMDEDAKGVMLNADGEYVQVMTDTKTWEKFQEKTQATKVQAANADAASKEVRERGLECPLDNRMFVQPVKTACCEKTYCNDCIESSLADNDLICPNCGEETLIEFTPDKEMEAKIRDYEAEKAKAKAELKAEKEAAAKEEMATAEAAAKAATEVENASANANVPQNETPVVPNEKEEPTSDSESKKRKSPPTEIQPPTAPKAMRQQQQPPQNTMEQDFIAQMEALKNMPMNMQQNMPNTPMNMMSSGMPSGMQMPGMNMGMNMNMPMMPGMQMQMPMGMNMPMNMNMNMPFHQNMPSNMNMQMNMMGNMNGNMNGNPGAGAGGFYGQQNGATAQFNDAYDRQPVNPNRQQRKKPRAPDYRYL